The Zygosaccharomyces rouxii strain CBS732 chromosome G complete sequence genome contains a region encoding:
- the KRE9 gene encoding Kre9p (similar to uniprot|P39005 Saccharomyces cerevisiae YJL174W KRE9 Glycoprotein involved in cell wall beta-glucan assembly null mutation leads to severe growth defects aberrant multibudded morphology and mating defects), whose translation MLLLWPLLLLINIVLADVSVISPKKGQTFTPNDGKVTIPVEWEDNGAPPEMNQIVWYSITLNNGPNGQINRIEYLKKNMKASDVQESNGTYSVTVEIDADDCGNGQYFLQIYAAITEDASENTINYSPRFNLKNMLGSPVSYSDSTQPAPLTDYTTYVAYTKQTGVTRTAPMQTQPGSTVTATSWSMKFPTSAVSYFPTLSPTPHWKTTLTPGWNYTMTSAWNYATPRPLPSENGGWYNPKKRQSLSTRKMNLKSLLSQSISK comes from the coding sequence ATGCTTTTACTCTGGCCCCTGTTGCTGCTTATCAATATTGTGCTAGCAGACGTTTCTGTTATTTCACCAAAGAAAGGCCAAACGTTTACTCCCaatgatggtaaagttACCATACCTGTGGAATGGGAGGATAACGGTGCACCCCCAGAGATGAATCAGATTGTATGGTATTCAATAACGTTGAATAATGGTCCTAACGGCCAGATTAAtagaattgaatatttaaagaaaaatatgaaGGCAAGCGATGTTCAAGAGTCAAATGGAACTTATTCGGTTACTGTGGAGATTGACGCAGACGATTGTGGTAACGGACAGTattttctccaaatttaTGCCGCTATAACGGAAGATGCCAGTGAAAATACAATTAACTATAGTCCAAGATTCAACCTTAAAAACATGTTGGGTTCACCAGTTTCTTATTCCGATTCTACTCAACCAGCTCCTTTAACAGATTATACAACCTATGTTGCTTACACAAAGCAAACAGGTGTCACTAGAACTGCCCCCATGCAAACGCAACCGGGTTCAACAGTTACAGCAACTTCATGGTCAATGAAATTCCCAACTAGTGCTGTCTCTTATTTCCCCACACTCAGTCCAACTCCTCACTGGAAGACTACTTTGACACCGGGGTGGAATTACACTATGACAAGTGCGTGGAATTACGCCACACCAAGACCACTACCAAGTGAGAATGGTGGTTGGTACAACCCAAAGAAAAGACAGAGTCTTTCAACCagaaagatgaatttgaaaagtctATTATCTCAatcaatttccaaataa
- the CPS1 gene encoding Gly-Xaa carboxypeptidase (similar to uniprot|P27614 Saccharomyces cerevisiae YJL172W CPS1 Vacuolar carboxypeptidase yscS expression is induced under low-nitrogen conditions) → MIRLEDNKGDRPSQGFFSRHKKLLLGVGALLTLESGSLLYGVHHGGLPETTPVQGPTCGKIEPLAPSFNKSVELILHDAEFKKESIERFSGAIQISTEVEDVHPVPADDPDYYANFGEFHDYLAKIYPLTHEHLKLEKVNQFGLLYTWEGSDKELEPLVLMAHQDVVPVNKKTWDDWEYPPFSGYYDKETDYIWGRGACDCKNLLTAELEAIELLLKDGYTPDRTTIVSLGFDEESGGRQGAQHLAKFLEERYGPDSIYAIVDEGGGVTAFDDSTIIAVPVNAEKGYVDITYTINGHGGHSSVPPDHTTIGVAADLISRFENHPFEPTFTLDNPIYKFLTCAAEHSEDIPCSLKKDILNAPKSPKSKEQLTQFLASERSYRDLIRTTRAVDIINGGIKANALPEVTSFLVNHRIDIHSSVNETLQADLKYARKIAKKYGYGLSYNSEYLLPETELGTIEVAIVQSLEPAPVSPSSGPIWDTFAGTIQNVFENGVFAGRDDIQFYVSTYLMTGNTDTRYYWNLTKNIYRFIASIGDETVPKTIHSVNEHIRGEDHLSAIAFVYQYIVNAGSAK, encoded by the coding sequence ATGATTAGATTGGAGGATAACAAAGGTGACAGACCTTCACAAGGTTTTTTCTCCCGTCACAAGAAATTGCTGCTCGGTGTGGGAGCTCTTTTGACCCTTGAGAGTGGTAGTCTTTTGTACGGGGTTCATCATGGTGGATTGCCTGAAACTACACCAGTACAAGGTCCAACATGCGGCAAGATTGAACCATTGGCGCCATCCTTTAACAAATCTGTGGAATTGATTCTACACGATGCAGAGTTTAAGAAGGAATCCATCGAGAGGTTTTCAGGTGCTATTCAAATTTCTACTGAAGTTGAAGACGTTCATCCAGTACCTGCCGATGACCCTGACTACTATGccaattttggtgaattcCACGACTATTTGGCTAAAATTTACCCCTTGACCCATgagcatttgaaattggagAAGGTCAATCAATTTGGGTTGCTTTACACTTGGGAGGGTTCTGATAAGGAATTGGAGCCTTTAGTGCTTATGGCACATCAAGATGTGGTTCCTGTCAATAAAAAGACTTGGGACGATTGGGAATATCCACCATTTTCAGGTTATTATGATAAGGAAACTGACTACATCTGGGGCCGTGGTGCATGTGATTGTAAAAACTTGTTAACGGCGGAATTGGAAGCCATTGAATTGTTGTTAAAGGATGGATATACTCCTGATAGAACTACCATTGTTTCTCTAGGGTtcgatgaagaatctgGTGGCCGTCAAGGTGCTCAACATTTGGCAAAGttcttggaagaaagaTACGGCCCAGATAGTATTTATGCCATTGTAGatgaaggtggtggtgtAACAGCTTTTGACGATAGTACTATCATTGCAGTTCCAGTGAATGCTGAAAAGGGTTACGTTGATATTACCTATACTATTAACGGTCATGGTGGTCATTCTTCAGTCCCACCCGACCATACTACTATTGGTGTTGCTGCCGATTtgatttcaagatttgaaaacCATCCATTCGAACCAACATTTACACTAGATAACCCGAtttacaaatttttgaCATGTGCTGCTGAGCACTCAGAGGATATTCCATgttctttgaagaaggatATCTTGAATGCACCAAAATCTCCAAAGAGTAAGGAACAATTGACTCAATTTTTGGCATCTGAAAGAAGTTACCGTGATTTGATTAGAACCACTAGAGCTGTCGACATCATTAATGGTGGTATTAAAGCTAATGCATTGCCTGAGGTGACCAGTTTCTTAGTTAATCACAGAATTGATATCCACTCATCTGTCAATGAAACATTGCAAGCTGATTTGAAATACGCCAGAAAGATTGCCAAAAAATACGGGTACGGATTGTCTTATAACAGCGAATATTTGTTACCAGAGACTGAATTAGGTACCATTGAAGTTGCAATTGTTCAATCATTGGAACCTGCTCCCgtttcaccttcatctgGTCCTATTTGGGATACCTTTGCAGGTACCattcaaaatgtttttgaaaatggtgtCTTTGCTGGCAGAGACgatattcaattttacGTTTCTACTTATTTGATGACAGGAAATACCGATACTAGGTACTACTGGAATCTAACTAAAAACATCTACAGATTCATTGCCTCTATCGGTGATGAAACTGTTCCAAAGACAATCCATTCAGTTAACGAACACATTAGAGGAGAGGACCATTTGAGTGCAATTGCCTTTGTGTATCAATACATTGTTAACGCTGGCAGTGCCAAAtga
- a CDS encoding formate dehydrogenase (highly similar to uniprot|Q08911 Saccharomyces cerevisiae YOR388C FDH1 NAD()-dependent formate dehydrogenase may protect cells from exogenous formate), giving the protein MFRVPQLTARVSRMAPLRAPMPRTFSTSPITMANGKVLLVLYEGGKHAKEQKRLLAGIENELGIRKYIESKGYELVSTTDKDPEPTSTVDKHLKDAEIVITTPFYPAYITKSRIANAPNLKLAVTAGVGSDHVDLNAANQKKITVAEVTGSNVVSVAEHVLATILVLVRNYNGGHRQAVNGEWDIAGVAKNEYDLEDKVISTVGAGRIGYRVLERLIAFNPKKLLYYDYQDLPAEAIKKLNDASKLFNGKDDIVQRVEKLEDMVSQSDVVTINAPLHEGTRGLFNKDLISHMKDGAYLVNTARGAICVAEDVADAVKSGKLRGYGGDVWDKQPAPKDHPWRSMNNKDQTGNAMTVHISGTSLDAQERYAQGVKSILESYFSKKFDYRPQDVIVKDGEYATRAYGQRK; this is encoded by the coding sequence ATGTTTAGAGTCCCTCAATTGACCGCTAGAGTCTCCAGAATGGCACCATTGCGTGCCCCAATGCCACGTACCTTCTCCACTTCACCAATTACTATGGCTAATGGTAAGGTACTGCTGGTCCTTTATGAAGGTGGTAAACATGCTAAGGAACAAAAGAGATTGTTAGCCGgtattgaaaatgaattagGTATCAGAAAATACATCGAGTCCAAGGGTTACGAATTGGTTAGTACTACTGATAAGGACCCTGAACCAACTTCCACAGTCGAcaaacatttgaaagatgcaGAAATCGTCATCACTACTCCATTCTATCCTGCATACATCACTAAATCAAGAATTGCTAATGCACCTAATTTGAAGTTAGCAGTTACCGCAGGTGTTGGTTCGGACCATGTCGACTTGAACGCAGCCaatcagaagaagattacAGTTGCGGAAGTTACTGGATCTAACGTGGTTTCCGTCGCAGAACATGTTCTTGCAACCATTTTGGTGCTTGTGAGAAACTACAATGGTGGTCACCGCCAAGCTGTCAATGGTGAATGGGATATTGCCGGTGTCGCCAAGAATGAATATGATTTAGAGGACAAGGTCATTTCCACCGTCGGTGCAGGTAGAATTGGTTACAGAGTTCTAGAAAGACTCATTGCATTCAACCCTAAGAAGTTGTTGTACTACGACTACCAAGATCTACCAGCCGAAGctatcaagaaattgaacGACGCCAGTAAGTTGTTCAACGGTAAGGATGATATTGTGCAAAGAGTTGAAAAACTGGAAGATATGGTTTCCCAATCTGATGTTGTCACTATCAATGCACCATTGCACGAAGGTACTAGAGGTCTTTTCAACAAGGATTTGATTTCCCACATGAAGGATGGCGCTTACTTGGTTAACACCGCCAGAGGTGCTATCTGTGTTGCTGAAGATGTTGCCGATGCTGTTAAATCTGGTAAATTACGTGGTTACGGTGGTGATGTTTGGGATAAGCAACCAGCTCCAAAGGACCACCCATGGAGATCAATGAACAACAAGGACCAAACTGGTAACGCCATGACCGTTCACATCAGTGGTACTTCTTTGGACGCCCAAGAGAGATACGCTCAAGGTGTTAAAAGCATTCTTGAAAGTTACTTCTCCAAGAAATTCGACTACCGTCCACAAGATGTCATCGTCAAAGATGGTGAATACGCTACTAGAGCCTACGGTCAACGTAAGTAA
- the RFA3 gene encoding Rfa3p (highly similar to gnl|GLV|CAGL0C00341g Candida glabrata CAGL0C00341g and similar to YJL173C uniprot|P26755 Saccharomyces cerevisiae YJL173C RFA3 Subunit of heterotrimeric Replication Factor A (RF-A) which is a highly conserved single-stranded DNA binding protein involved in DNA replication repair and recombination), which translates to MASETPRLDPREITASEVPVFRLIAQVKSQPSENKLVLASPTEGGEMVTLTDVRVSMSKNFEVGSWQELVCRSSDNGDVGFLVLDAVACPFKNGEDISIEGVVALQRLCKRFPEIY; encoded by the coding sequence ATGGCTAGTGAAACCCCAAGACTTGatccaagagaaattacAGCAAGTGAAGTACCCGTCTTTCGACTCATCGCACAGGTGAAATCGCAACCCAGTGAGAACAAACTTGTGTTGGCATCTCCCACAGAAGGCGGTGAAATGGTTACATTGACTGACGTACGTGTTTCTAtgtcaaagaattttgaagtAGGTTCATGGCAAGAGTTGGTTTGCAGGTCTAGCGACAACGGTGATGTTGGCTTCCTTGTGCTAGACGCTGTGGCATGTCCGtttaaaaatggtgaagatatCAGTATTGAAGGTGTTGTAGCACTTCAAAGGTTATGTAAAAGGTTTCCGGAGATATATTAA
- a CDS encoding uncharacterized protein (weakly similar to uniprot|P46945 Saccharomyces cerevisiae YGL176C Hypothetical ORF), with protein sequence MPPRELPGFIFDESRGRYFPITSTNQNPNASRYNREDIKRRKIDNEKKLELANLKAKQSERYQEYWPQLFDPYEKVFGQRDAFNFIGGIERERYGYDKTDHTYQANRSGPIQLDFKDCSIFPYICHSGSTNLIVSTRNTIFKLPVNGHEPDALIRVYYARTLEGRSFDPSYGPEALIKRFDLDPDTRKAFVHLYLTETNIHHFGIEHLEHLRDTPHWCRAEFKSNENVHDAVNVGTDVVVALNNKIAVIPWDSSLPRMVRVLDKKNKSDILSLAVNDSDLGSRFLYAGCRDGSIYTIPFDENLIGQPIAQGTNSGFDFKAMRKIKFPNIKLIISIKPFKDEGMVAVSGIMDTNSQALFVLDVLSDPCQMVIKLQTSFCNLTRDKEIFEITSDGHYICYGTRAGKGDFELFSTHVDDNLVIKSSKPRIYYPLISKSSQFFIGINHTHVRAAGFGYYVDDWKDLNQKGRLRLFVAMELERRDDGISSTIISTSL encoded by the coding sequence ATGCCACCTCGTGAATTGCCAGGATTCATCTTCGATGAAAGTCGTGGGCGTTATTTTCCCATTACTTCAACAAATCAAAATCCCAATGCAAGTCGTTACAACCGTGAAGATATAAAGAGACGAAAGattgataatgaaaagaaattagagcTAGCAAATTTAAAGGCTAAACAGTCTGAACGCTATCAAGAATATTGGCCACAACTTTTTGATCCTTATGAAAAAGTATTTGGTCAGAGAGATgcatttaattttattggaGGTATAGAAAGGGAACGTTATGGATACGACAAAACTGATCATACGTACCAAGCTAATCGTTCTGGCCCAATCCAATTAGATTTTAAGGACTGTTCTATTTTCCCATATATTTGCCACAGCGGTTCAACAAACTTAATAGTTAGCACAAGGAATACGATTTTTAAACTTCCCGTTAATGGACATGAACCTGACGCATTGATTCGAGTATATTATGCAAGAACATTGGAAGGGCGATCATTCGATCCTTCTTATGGACCAGAAGCTTTAATAAAAAGGTTTGATTTGGATCCGGATACAAGAAAGGCATTTGTTCATTTATATCTAACAGAAACCAatattcatcattttgGTATTGAACACTTGGAACATCTGAGAGATACACCTCACTGGTGTAGAGCTGAATTTAAATCTAATGAGAATGTCCATGATGCGGTTAATGTAGGAACAGACGTTGTCGTTGCATTAAACAATAAGATAGCGGTAATTCCTTGGGACTCATCCTTGCCCCGAATGGTTAGAGTTCTAGATAAGAAAAACAAATCAGATATTCTGTCACTAGCTGTCAATGATTCTGATTTAGGTTCTAGATTCTTATATGCTGGTTGTCGAGATGGCTCTATATATACAAttccatttgatgaaaaccTTATTGGACAGCCAATTGCTCAAGGTACCAATTCTGGATTTGATTTTAAGGCAATGAGAAAGATAAAGTTTCCTAAtataaaattgataatcAGTATCAAACCGTTTAAGGATGAAGGTATGGTTGCAGTATCTGGTATCATGGATACAAATAGCCAAGCTCTATTTGTTCTTGATGTTTTAAGTGATCCCTGTCAAATGGTAATCAAATTGCAAACATCATTTTGCAATCTAACAAGggataaagaaatttttgaaatcacTTCTGATGGCCATTATATATGTTATGGAACTCGTGCTGGTAAAGGTGATTTTGAGCTCTTTTCCACCCATGTAGATGATAATTTAGTtatcaaatcatcaaaacCGAGGATCTATTACCCATTGATATCAAAATCAAGCCAGTTTTTTATTGGAATAAATCACACGCATGTAAGAGCAGCTGGTTTTGGCTACTATGTAGACGATTGGAAAGATCTGAATCAAAAAGGTCGACTACGTCTTTTCGTTGCTATGGAATTAGAACGTAGAGACGATGGGATTTCATCTACCATCATTTCAACAAGCTTGTAA
- the RSP5 gene encoding NEDD4 family E3 ubiquitin-protein ligase (highly similar to uniprot|P39940 Saccharomyces cerevisiae YER125W RSP5 Ubiquitin-protein ligase involved in ubiquitin-mediated protein degradation plays a role in heat shock element (HSE)-mediated gene expression and multivesicular body sorting contains a hect (homologous to E6-AP carboxyl terminus) domain) has translation MPAISVKLVAAESLYKRDVFRSPDPFAVLTIDGYQTKSTSAAKKTLNPYWNETFKFDEVNENSILTVQVFDQKKFKKKDQGFLGVVNVRIGDVVGHLDEDTTGGARAREETITRDLKRSNDGMAVSGRLIVVLSKQRSSAARSSTRSSAETSGASSSSGGLAVPAGPSGNDNVAALSANSGGSNSTGQRNASRTQSHSRSQSGAHTPRATAASVEHTLQNSAANALSTRQYSSFEDQYGRLPPGWERRTDNFGRTYYVDHNTRTTKWKRPTLDQTEAERSGQLNANTELQRRQHRGRTLPTTSNDSSSVTVQTGPGSQTPAVNGSAAAAFAATGSTTSGLGELPSGWEQRFTPEGRAYFVDHNTRTTTWVDPRRQQYIRTYGPTNTTIQQQPVSQLGPLPSGWEMRLTNTARVYFVDHNTKTTTWDDPRLPSSLDQNVPQYKRDFRRKVIYFRSQPALRILPGQCHIKVRRKNIFEDAYQEIMRQTPEDLKKRLMIKFDGEEGLDYGGVSREFFFLLSHEMFNPFYCLFEYSAHDNYTIQINPNSGVNPEHLNYFKFIGRVVGLGVFHRRFLDAFFVGALYKMMLRKKVVLQDMEGVDAEVHNSLKWILENSIDGILDLTFSADDESFGEIHTIDLKPNGRNIEVIDENKKEYVELFSQWKIVDRVKEQFRAFMDGFNELIPEDLVTVFDERELELLIGGIAEIDVEDWKKHTDYRGYQESDEVIKWFWRCIGSWDNEQRARLLQFTTGTSRIPVNGFKDLQGSDGPRRFTIEKAGEIKHLPKSHTCFNRVDLPPYDDFESLDKKLTLAVEETIGFGQE, from the coding sequence aTGCCAGCGATATCTGTTAAACTTGTAGCAGCAGAATCTCTTTATAAAAGGGACGTTTTCAGATCGCCAGATCCATTCGCGGTTTTAACGATTGATGGATATCAAACAAAGTCAACATCAGCTGCGAAGAAGACTTTAAATCCTTACTGGAATgaaactttcaaatttgatgaagtaAATGAAAATTCTATCCTGACCGTACAAGTGTTTGATCAAAAGAAGtttaaaaagaaggatCAAGGATTTTTAGGTGTTGTCAATGTTCGCATTGGCGATGTTGTAGGTCAtttagatgaagatactACTGGTGGGGCCCGAGCACGTGAGGAGACCATTACcagagatttgaaaagatctaaTGATGGTATGGCTGTCAGTGGTAGATTAATTGTAGTTTTATCGAAACAGCGCTCCAGTGCAGCAAGGAGTAGTACGAGAAGCAGTGCAGAGACGAGCGgagcatcatcatcaagCGGTGGGTTAGCTGTTCCAGCAGGACCTAGTGGAAACGATAATGTAGCAGCTTTATCGGCAAACAGTGGTGGTTCTAATTCAACTGGTCAGCGTAATGCTTCCCGTACGCAGTCTCATTCTCGATCGCAATCAGGAGCCCATACACCAAGAGCAACGGCGGCATCTGTGGAGCATACTTTACAAAACAGTGCTGCTAATGCACTGTCGACAAGACAGTATTCGTCATTTGAAGATCAATATGGTCGTTTACCACCGGGTTGGGAGAGACGTACCGATAATTTTGGTCGTACTTACTACGTTGATCATAATACAAGAACTACAAAATGGAAGCGTCCAACGTTAGATCAAACTGAAGCTGAAAGAAGTGGTCAATTGAATGCCAATACAGAATTACAAAGGAGGCAACACAGAGGTAGAACTTTGCCAACGACATCTAACGACAGCTCCTCAGTTACGGTACAAACTGGACCGGGATCCCAGACACCGGCTGTCAATGGGTCTGCAGCTGCAGCGTTTGCCGCAACGGGTAGTACAACATCAGGATTGGGTGAATTGCCATCAGGTTGGGAACAGAGATTTACGCCTGAAGGTAGAGCATATTTTGTTGATCACAATACTAGAACAACTACGTGGGTTGATCCAAGAAGGCAACAGTACATCCGTACTTATGGCCCAACGAATACAACCATCCAACAACAACCTGTATCACAATTGGGTCCATTGCCTTCAGGTTGGGAAATGAGATTGACGAATACGGCTCGTGTTTATTTTGTCGATCATAATACAAAGACCACTACATGGGATGATCCAAGATTGCCATCGTCATTAGACCAAAATGTGCCTCAGTATAAACGTGATTTCCGTCGTAAAGTTATCTATTTCAGATCTCAACCTGCATTAAGAATTTTACCTGGTCAATGTCATATTAAAGTTCGCCGGAAGaatatctttgaagatgcttACCAAGAGATTATGAGACAGACTCCTgaagatttaaagaaacGACTAATGATCAAATTTGACggtgaagaaggtttagaCTACGGTGGAGtttcaagagaatttttcttcttattatCCCATGAGATGTTCAATCCATTCTACTGTTTATTTGAATATTCTGCTCATGATAACTATACCATCCAAATAAATCCAAACAGTGGTGTTAATCCTGAACATCTCaattatttcaaatttattgGTAGAGTCGTTGGTCTTGGTGTTTTCCACAGAAGATTTTTAGATGCCTTCTTTGTCGGTGCGCTTTATAAAATGATGTTGCGTAAGAAAGTGGTTTTGCAAGATATGGAAGGTGTTGATGCCGAAGTTCACAATTCCTTGAAATGGATCTTAGAGAATAGTATAGATGGCATTTTGGATCTAACATTCAGCGCAGATGACGAAAGTTTTGGTGAAATCCATACGATAGATCTAAAGCCCAATGGTAGAAATATTGAAGTCAtagatgaaaataaaaaggaaTACGTGGAATTATTTTCTCAGTGGAAGATTGTAGATAGAGTTAAAGAACAATTTAGGGCATTTATGGATGGGTTCAACGAGCTAATACCGGAAGATTTAGTTACAGTATTTGATGAGCGTGAATTAGAACTATTaattggtggtattgcTGAGATCGATGTGgaagattggaaaaaaCATACCGATTATCGTGGTTATCAAGAATCAGATGAAGTTATCAAATGGTTTTGGAGATGCATTGGTAGTTGGGATAATGAACAAAGAGCTCGTCTATTGCAATTTACCACGGGTACTTCTCGTATTCCAGtcaatggtttcaaagatttacaagGTTCTGATGGTCcaagaagatttaccattgAAAAGGCTGGTGAAATAAAGCACCTACCAAAATCCCACACTTGTTTCAACAGAGTCGATTTACCACCTTATGATGATTTCGAAAGTTTGGATAAGAAGTTAACATTGgctgttgaagaaactatTGGTTTCGGCCAAGAGTGA